The following coding sequences lie in one Listeria ivanovii subsp. londoniensis genomic window:
- a CDS encoding energy-coupling factor ABC transporter substrate-binding protein → MKKININVILILLVILLMVSPFFFNKTGEYGGSDGEAEAEITKIDPSYEPWFTPIYEPKSGEIESLLFTLQGCIGTGIIAYVIGVSRGKRKAENDAND, encoded by the coding sequence ATGAAAAAAATTAATATTAATGTCATTTTGATACTTTTAGTCATTTTACTAATGGTAAGCCCATTCTTCTTCAATAAAACTGGGGAATATGGCGGTTCAGACGGAGAAGCAGAAGCAGAAATTACTAAAATTGATCCGAGTTACGAACCATGGTTTACACCGATTTATGAACCAAAAAGTGGCGAAATTGAAAGCTTGTTATTTACGCTACAAGGATGTATTGGAACCGGGATTATCGCTTATGTTATCGGGGTAAGCCGCGGCAAACGGAAAGCTGAAAATGATGCTAACGATTGA
- a CDS encoding energy-coupling factor ABC transporter transmembrane protein — MLTIDKYAYQNRWIAYSPSGKSLFYLIILVLSLTGPVLVQASLFLCMVPLTLYVVKIHFKQYLKWLLLPFSFLLFSLLSILISISKDPSSFITSVSIGSFYLGISDVTITTATQVFFRSIACLSATYFFVLTVPVVQLTKVMKQIFIPKILIELTILIYRFIFIFLEEAVAIRKAQSLRFGYHGIKNSYRSFGMLVNTLFNRVMKRYNEMVITLDVKLYQGEFHI; from the coding sequence ATGCTAACGATTGATAAGTATGCCTATCAAAATCGCTGGATAGCATACTCACCATCTGGAAAATCATTGTTTTATTTAATTATTTTAGTCTTATCTCTAACAGGCCCTGTACTCGTTCAAGCCAGCTTGTTTTTATGTATGGTGCCATTAACATTATATGTAGTAAAAATTCACTTCAAACAATATCTAAAATGGCTCCTGCTACCATTTTCATTTCTACTTTTCAGCTTGTTATCCATCTTAATTTCGATTTCTAAAGACCCAAGCAGTTTTATTACTTCTGTTTCAATTGGCAGTTTTTACCTAGGAATTTCTGATGTGACAATTACAACCGCCACGCAAGTTTTCTTTCGTAGTATTGCTTGTTTATCCGCAACTTACTTTTTTGTCTTAACAGTTCCCGTGGTACAGTTAACGAAAGTAATGAAACAAATTTTTATTCCTAAAATACTTATCGAATTAACGATTTTGATTTACCGCTTTATCTTCATTTTCTTGGAAGAAGCAGTGGCAATTCGTAAAGCACAGAGCCTACGTTTTGGTTACCACGGAATTAAAAATAGTTATCGCTCATTTGGGATGCTTGTTAATACATTATTTAATCGAGTTATGAAAAGATATAATGAAATGGTGATAACACTTGATGTTAAGTTATATCAAGGAGAATTTCATATCTAG
- a CDS encoding ATP-binding cassette domain-containing protein — MLKTEHISFEYEDGKKALTDVSIDLAKGDIIGLIGANGSGKSTLFMQLLGINKPTKGKVYFDDKPLTYDKKALFALRKKVSIVFQDPDQQIFYSNVRDDVAFALRNLGVSEREVEKRVTSVLETVGAKEFQDKPVQYLSYGQKKRVAIAGALVLDTDWLLLDEPTAGLDPIGKKIMMEIIERLANEGKKILISSHDIDLIYEICDYVYVLKNGEVLTDGETSQVFLEKDNIEEADLVQPWLIKLHQQAGYPLFKKEAQFFAHTKRGEN, encoded by the coding sequence GTGCTTAAAACAGAACATATTTCATTTGAGTACGAAGACGGAAAAAAAGCGCTAACCGATGTGTCGATTGATTTAGCAAAAGGAGACATTATTGGCCTAATTGGAGCAAATGGTTCGGGGAAATCCACCCTTTTTATGCAGCTGCTAGGAATCAATAAACCAACAAAAGGCAAAGTGTATTTTGACGACAAGCCACTTACTTACGACAAAAAAGCATTGTTTGCTTTACGAAAAAAAGTAAGTATCGTATTTCAAGACCCAGATCAGCAAATTTTTTATTCCAATGTTCGTGATGATGTTGCTTTTGCACTTAGAAATCTTGGTGTAAGCGAACGAGAAGTGGAAAAAAGAGTCACAAGCGTGCTAGAAACCGTTGGAGCAAAAGAATTCCAAGATAAACCAGTGCAATACTTGAGCTATGGTCAGAAAAAACGCGTCGCAATTGCCGGAGCGCTCGTACTCGACACAGATTGGCTCTTGCTCGATGAACCTACCGCCGGACTTGACCCGATAGGTAAAAAAATCATGATGGAAATTATTGAACGCTTGGCTAATGAAGGAAAGAAAATTCTTATTTCAAGCCACGATATCGATCTGATTTACGAAATATGTGATTATGTTTATGTATTAAAAAATGGAGAAGTTTTAACGGACGGAGAAACGAGTCAAGTTTTCTTAGAGAAAGACAATATCGAGGAAGCTGACCTAGTTCAACCGTGGTTAATTAAACTGCATCAACAAGCAGGCTATCCGCTATTTAAAAAAGAAGCGCAATTTTTCGCGCATACAAAAAGAGGTGAAAATTAA
- a CDS encoding cobyric acid synthase, whose protein sequence is MVQQIMIQGTASDAGKSVLVAGLCRLFKNKGFRVVPFKSQNMSLNSFITATGDEMGRAQVFQAEAAGVFPDVRMNPVLLKPTNDRQSQVIFMGSILANMDAVRYHDFKQTLIPKIQAVYQSLAAENDIIVLEGAGSPAEINLNDRDIVNMGMAKMVDAPVVLVADIDKGGVFASIYGTIMLLKDEERTRLKGVIINKFRGDVALLQPGIEMIEALTNVPVIGVIPYANLQLEEEDSVALSGKKTTADDNALLDIAVVCLPRISNFTDFHVLEIQPDISVRYIRSTNDFGNPDLLIIPGSKNTIADMTFLEESGLKKAIQHFAEKNGKIIGICGGYQMLGEKMLDPNQVESSQLEIAGLGLLYTETTFQDQKQTTQISGVTLSGEQVEGYEIHMGKTTRSKNIQPFCEIQAVNGNSEIHQDGAVSASKNIIGTYIHGVFDNPIFLKNLFHELLMKKQQMIYPHEITPLKAHKEQEYNKLATLLEENIQMDKLEKIMKGEKICVSTPKPVIKE, encoded by the coding sequence ATGGTACAACAAATCATGATTCAAGGTACCGCCTCAGATGCCGGCAAAAGTGTTCTAGTAGCTGGTCTCTGCCGGTTATTTAAAAATAAAGGATTCCGCGTTGTCCCGTTTAAATCGCAAAATATGTCGCTTAATTCTTTTATCACAGCCACAGGAGATGAAATGGGGCGAGCACAAGTCTTCCAAGCAGAAGCAGCCGGTGTTTTTCCAGACGTCCGGATGAACCCAGTGTTACTAAAACCAACCAACGACCGCCAGTCCCAAGTGATTTTTATGGGCAGTATTTTAGCAAATATGGATGCGGTCCGCTACCACGACTTCAAACAAACGCTCATTCCAAAAATCCAAGCTGTTTACCAGAGTTTAGCCGCAGAAAATGATATCATTGTCTTAGAAGGCGCGGGTAGTCCAGCCGAAATCAATTTAAACGACCGAGATATCGTCAACATGGGCATGGCAAAAATGGTTGATGCACCAGTTGTTTTAGTTGCAGATATTGATAAAGGTGGCGTCTTTGCCTCGATTTACGGAACAATTATGCTCTTAAAAGACGAAGAACGCACTCGGTTAAAAGGCGTAATTATCAATAAGTTTCGTGGTGATGTGGCGCTTTTACAACCTGGAATCGAAATGATTGAAGCATTAACTAATGTTCCGGTAATCGGCGTAATTCCGTATGCTAATTTACAACTAGAAGAAGAAGATAGTGTCGCCCTTAGTGGTAAAAAAACAACAGCCGATGATAACGCACTACTTGATATTGCCGTCGTTTGTTTGCCAAGAATTTCCAATTTTACTGATTTTCATGTTTTGGAAATCCAACCAGATATAAGTGTGCGTTACATAAGAAGCACCAATGATTTCGGTAACCCAGACCTGCTCATCATTCCCGGAAGTAAAAACACAATAGCAGACATGACCTTTTTAGAAGAATCAGGCTTAAAAAAAGCAATTCAGCACTTTGCAGAGAAAAATGGAAAAATAATTGGAATTTGTGGCGGTTATCAAATGCTTGGCGAAAAAATGTTAGATCCAAACCAAGTAGAAAGTAGCCAACTTGAAATCGCTGGTTTAGGTTTACTTTATACCGAAACTACTTTTCAAGACCAAAAACAAACGACACAAATCAGTGGAGTTACGCTTTCAGGTGAACAAGTGGAAGGATACGAAATCCATATGGGTAAGACGACCCGCAGTAAAAATATCCAGCCATTCTGTGAAATTCAAGCAGTAAACGGTAATAGTGAAATCCACCAAGACGGCGCTGTTTCTGCGAGTAAAAACATTATTGGCACATATATCCACGGTGTTTTTGATAATCCAATATTTCTGAAAAACCTTTTCCATGAATTACTAATGAAAAAACAGCAAATGATCTATCCTCATGAAATCACTCCACTAAAAGCGCATAAAGAGCAAGAATACAATAAATTAGCAACACTTTTAGAAGAAAACATTCAAATGGATAAGCTAGAAAAAATCATGAAAGGAGAAAAAATATGCGTATCTACACCAAAACCGGTGATAAAGGAATGA
- a CDS encoding cob(I)yrinic acid a,c-diamide adenosyltransferase, which yields MRIYTKTGDKGMTRIIGGSKVSKDNIRINAYGTLDELNSLLGFTITTLTDEPEIQAELEQIQQQLFDAGGDLATEEGKRPYKLTSEPVAWLEDRIDIYADEPPEIEKFILPGGTGAASLLHMARTVARRAEREIVGMQKIAASNQEVLKYVNRLSDYFFAVARVVNFRAGKTDIFYKNSELVFRNKKK from the coding sequence ATGCGTATCTACACCAAAACCGGTGATAAAGGAATGACAAGAATTATCGGGGGGAGTAAAGTTAGTAAAGACAACATTCGAATCAACGCTTACGGAACCCTTGACGAATTAAATTCACTACTTGGTTTTACAATTACAACACTTACGGATGAACCAGAAATCCAAGCAGAATTAGAACAAATCCAGCAACAATTATTTGATGCAGGAGGGGATTTAGCGACAGAAGAAGGCAAACGTCCTTATAAGCTAACTAGCGAGCCAGTAGCTTGGTTAGAAGACCGAATTGACATCTACGCCGACGAACCACCAGAAATCGAAAAATTCATCTTACCAGGCGGTACAGGGGCAGCTTCTTTACTCCACATGGCAAGAACTGTAGCAAGAAGAGCAGAACGCGAAATTGTCGGCATGCAAAAAATTGCCGCATCTAACCAGGAAGTACTCAAATATGTAAACCGCTTGTCAGATTATTTTTTTGCCGTGGCCCGAGTAGTTAATTTTCGTGCTGGTAAAACAGATATTTTTTATAAAAACTCCGAACTTGTTTTTCGAAATAAAAAGAAATAA
- a CDS encoding DMT family transporter, translating into MTKRSSKSLLLFMAMGLVSGLLSPIQTSINSQLRETVNSPFVASFISFLVGTTLLTIICLIVERRLTFQLKGVGRIPWWVFTGGALGVLFVTSNILLLPLLGSAMTVVLALCGQMIIALIIDHFGFFGVIPHPINRYRMIGVLLMLIGVFLIQRF; encoded by the coding sequence ATGACAAAAAGATCTTCCAAATCATTACTACTTTTTATGGCGATGGGGCTTGTATCTGGCTTACTTTCACCAATTCAAACATCCATTAATAGTCAGTTGCGCGAGACAGTTAATTCACCCTTTGTGGCATCATTTATTTCATTTTTAGTAGGAACCACTTTGCTGACGATTATTTGTTTAATTGTAGAGCGACGGTTGACATTCCAGCTTAAGGGTGTTGGGCGAATTCCTTGGTGGGTATTCACTGGGGGCGCGCTTGGAGTACTTTTCGTTACTTCGAATATTTTACTTTTACCGTTACTTGGATCAGCTATGACAGTTGTTTTGGCACTTTGTGGCCAGATGATTATCGCACTGATTATTGACCATTTTGGCTTTTTTGGAGTCATTCCTCATCCAATTAACCGTTACCGAATGATTGGCGTTTTATTGATGCTTATCGGCGTATTTTTAATTCAACGTTTTTAA
- a CDS encoding DMT family transporter, protein MIILFIVSGLLAGMVLPVQTAINTRLSTYTKSPFLASWVSFMVGTTVLLVVCLFTQKSWPISSEMIASNPWYIWVGGGTLGVIFLTANILLLPRLGSALLVMITVCGQMIMAIIIDNFGLFQVPMHEMNLERLLGVILMFGGIYLMQRF, encoded by the coding sequence TTGATTATATTATTTATTGTATCTGGTCTTCTTGCTGGAATGGTTTTACCAGTGCAAACGGCCATTAATACGCGTCTTAGTACATATACGAAATCACCGTTCCTAGCTTCTTGGGTTTCTTTTATGGTCGGAACAACCGTTTTGCTTGTTGTTTGTTTATTTACTCAAAAATCATGGCCAATATCATCAGAAATGATCGCCTCAAATCCTTGGTATATTTGGGTTGGTGGTGGAACTTTAGGGGTTATTTTTTTAACTGCCAATATTTTACTTTTACCACGTCTAGGTTCAGCACTTCTTGTGATGATTACGGTTTGTGGACAAATGATTATGGCTATTATAATTGATAATTTTGGTTTGTTCCAGGTGCCAATGCATGAAATGAATCTCGAGCGGTTACTTGGAGTTATTTTAATGTTTGGCGGCATTTATTTGATGCAGCGATTTTAA
- a CDS encoding shikimate kinase, whose protein sequence is MKIRIIGSVGSGKTTLAKKLSDMEGISFFETDRIVWKREQTEVRRTEPEKRELLKQIICQPDWIIEGVHIESWAMESFTQADVVIFLDIPKHQIRYQLIKRQIKQLLRIESAHYPIRIKMLKQMFYWDNLFDSKTKPIIQNKRMEKPQKWLTIKKKSEIKKILQTISSRDIV, encoded by the coding sequence ATGAAAATTCGTATTATTGGATCAGTAGGCAGTGGTAAAACAACTTTGGCAAAAAAACTTTCAGATATGGAAGGCATTTCTTTTTTCGAAACCGACCGAATTGTATGGAAACGAGAACAAACCGAAGTAAGACGAACAGAACCCGAAAAAAGGGAACTGCTAAAACAAATTATCTGCCAACCAGATTGGATTATTGAAGGAGTACATATCGAATCATGGGCAATGGAAAGCTTCACACAAGCAGATGTTGTCATTTTTCTAGACATACCAAAACACCAAATCCGCTATCAATTAATTAAACGCCAAATTAAGCAATTACTTCGGATTGAGTCAGCGCACTATCCAATTCGAATAAAAATGCTCAAGCAAATGTTTTACTGGGATAACTTATTTGATAGCAAAACCAAGCCAATTATCCAAAATAAAAGAATGGAAAAGCCACAAAAATGGCTCACTATCAAGAAAAAAAGTGAAATCAAAAAAATCTTGCAAACTATATCGAGCCGTGATATAGTATAA
- a CDS encoding PadR family transcriptional regulator, producing MDEKLQKTYLPMTETAFYILLSLIEPRHGYAIIENVAGMTKNRIKLGPGTIYGSLSKMSKDGLIQIIQEESNRKIYQITETGKEILHLEKTRIEELYRNTRGI from the coding sequence ATGGATGAAAAATTGCAAAAAACATATTTGCCAATGACAGAAACAGCTTTTTATATATTGCTGTCATTAATAGAACCTAGACATGGCTATGCAATTATTGAAAACGTCGCCGGCATGACCAAAAATCGTATCAAGCTCGGTCCAGGAACAATTTACGGCAGTTTATCCAAAATGAGTAAAGACGGATTAATCCAAATTATCCAAGAAGAAAGCAATCGAAAAATCTATCAAATAACAGAAACTGGTAAAGAAATCCTACATTTAGAAAAAACGCGGATTGAAGAATTGTATAGAAATACGAGGGGGATATAA
- a CDS encoding DUF2812 domain-containing protein encodes MEKKTIKFFTVDNMEKEVAYLNDMAQQGWFLKEYKSFRYHFVKGTPAEYSYAIDYKETTGDEEEYKTLFADAGWEHVYSYPILNGNWMYFRKLITVDETSQAIFTDKESLSQLFRKIRKRWSLFGALISIMIIVNFLIVFQINNFSGSTLFIFAVLLFLVILYGKMFINLTRKINNLNSNT; translated from the coding sequence ATGGAGAAAAAAACTATCAAATTTTTCACAGTCGATAATATGGAAAAAGAAGTGGCTTATTTAAATGATATGGCGCAACAAGGTTGGTTTTTGAAAGAATACAAATCATTTAGATACCATTTCGTAAAGGGAACACCGGCAGAGTATAGCTATGCGATTGATTATAAAGAAACGACCGGCGATGAGGAGGAATATAAAACCCTTTTTGCAGATGCGGGTTGGGAACATGTCTATTCCTATCCGATTTTGAATGGGAATTGGATGTATTTTCGCAAACTTATAACCGTGGATGAAACAAGCCAGGCTATTTTCACCGATAAAGAATCTCTTAGTCAGCTATTTAGAAAAATTCGTAAGCGGTGGTCTTTATTTGGTGCCTTAATAAGCATTATGATTATAGTGAATTTTTTAATCGTTTTTCAAATAAATAATTTTTCGGGTAGTACGCTATTCATTTTTGCGGTACTACTGTTTCTTGTCATCCTCTATGGCAAAATGTTTATCAATCTTACGCGAAAAATAAACAATCTAAACAGCAACACTTGA
- a CDS encoding Rrf2 family transcriptional regulator → MAISTRFSVAVHILTLIDINQERAITSDFIAASVNTNPVVIRRIMSKLKKAGLIHSSPGVSGTYLLKAASEITLYDIYAAVDGTEQLFDIHKNPNPNCEVGANIQDTLDTVFNHAQQQMEADLKRTNLSQITADIKQKATN, encoded by the coding sequence ATGGCCATTTCAACACGTTTTAGCGTCGCCGTCCATATTTTAACATTAATCGATATAAACCAAGAACGCGCGATTACATCTGACTTTATTGCCGCAAGCGTAAATACGAACCCAGTTGTCATTAGACGAATCATGAGTAAACTGAAAAAAGCCGGGCTAATTCATTCAAGTCCAGGTGTTAGTGGTACTTATTTATTAAAAGCAGCCTCGGAAATCACGTTGTATGATATTTATGCCGCGGTGGATGGGACAGAGCAGCTTTTTGACATTCATAAAAATCCAAATCCGAACTGTGAAGTAGGTGCGAATATTCAAGATACACTTGACACTGTTTTTAACCACGCGCAACAACAGATGGAAGCAGATTTAAAACGAACTAATTTGAGTCAAATAACTGCGGATATAAAACAAAAAGCAACAAACTAG
- a CDS encoding NAD(P)-dependent oxidoreductase, giving the protein MKIAIIGATGKAGNEITKEAVRRGHDVTGFVRNKAKLTTEIKTMEKDIFDLTTSYLEGFDVVVDAFNAAPGEENLHQTSLKHLSTILKGTNTRLIVVGGAGSLYVDPEETIRVMDTADFPAAYLPTATNMGEAFNALQKETDVTWTYISPAAFFNPNGARTGEYKTAINILTTNASGNSEISYADYAIALVDEIENAKHLKQRFSVVSK; this is encoded by the coding sequence ATGAAAATAGCTATTATCGGAGCAACTGGAAAAGCAGGAAATGAAATTACGAAGGAAGCAGTTCGTCGCGGGCATGATGTCACAGGATTCGTTCGTAATAAAGCAAAACTCACCACCGAAATTAAAACAATGGAAAAAGATATTTTCGACCTAACTACAAGTTACTTAGAAGGTTTTGATGTGGTCGTTGATGCGTTTAATGCAGCACCAGGCGAAGAAAACTTACACCAAACTTCATTAAAACATCTTTCAACTATATTAAAAGGAACAAATACACGCTTAATCGTTGTTGGCGGGGCAGGGAGCTTATACGTTGATCCTGAGGAAACCATTCGTGTCATGGATACAGCAGATTTTCCAGCCGCCTATTTACCGACAGCAACCAACATGGGAGAAGCTTTTAATGCGCTTCAAAAAGAAACGGATGTCACCTGGACCTACATTAGTCCAGCAGCTTTCTTCAATCCAAACGGAGCTAGAACTGGGGAATACAAAACAGCGATTAACATCTTAACTACCAATGCATCAGGAAATAGCGAAATTAGTTATGCTGATTATGCGATTGCACTCGTGGACGAAATCGAAAATGCCAAACATTTGAAGCAACGTTTTAGTGTCGTATCTAAATAA
- a CDS encoding glucosaminidase domain-containing protein: MKYRKLSKKKKQKRLLGIAGVLVLIVLVGVIASVVRQQYLIMTAPEPDPAFHSKEQNFLNELSPHAQEIQEKHGILTSITLAQAILESDWGQSDLAQKGNNLFGVKGKSPQPLITMSTKEFVDGNWIEVNANFRKYKDWNESLDAHAKLFLNGTTWNKDKYNGVVAADDYKKAAQELQAAGYATDPDYAEKLTTIIENYDLQLYDRIDDKVYYDTKATGYGNVKEDVSGAIWTRPYGLSGAQKVEEINYYKREDLKLLREAKTDSGTWYQIAVTDEPIGWVKQELIEKK, encoded by the coding sequence CTGAAATATCGAAAACTATCAAAAAAGAAAAAACAAAAAAGACTACTTGGAATAGCAGGAGTACTAGTTCTTATTGTTTTAGTAGGAGTCATTGCTTCGGTTGTTAGACAGCAATATTTAATTATGACAGCCCCAGAACCCGATCCAGCATTTCATTCCAAAGAGCAAAATTTTCTAAATGAACTGTCACCTCACGCGCAAGAAATTCAAGAAAAACATGGCATTTTAACCAGTATCACGTTAGCGCAGGCAATTTTAGAATCAGACTGGGGACAGAGTGATTTAGCACAGAAAGGGAATAATTTATTCGGTGTTAAAGGAAAATCACCGCAGCCGCTCATAACCATGTCGACAAAAGAGTTTGTTGATGGAAATTGGATTGAAGTAAATGCTAACTTCCGAAAGTATAAAGACTGGAATGAGTCACTCGATGCACATGCAAAACTTTTCTTGAATGGAACTACTTGGAACAAAGACAAATACAATGGTGTTGTAGCAGCTGACGATTATAAAAAAGCCGCACAAGAGTTACAAGCAGCTGGCTATGCAACGGACCCAGACTATGCAGAGAAATTAACGACTATCATTGAAAACTATGATTTACAACTATATGATAGAATCGATGATAAAGTCTATTATGATACCAAAGCAACTGGTTATGGTAATGTAAAAGAGGATGTTTCAGGTGCCATATGGACAAGACCATATGGATTATCCGGTGCGCAAAAAGTAGAAGAAATTAACTACTATAAACGAGAAGATTTAAAACTCTTGCGTGAAGCAAAAACAGACAGTGGAACATGGTATCAAATTGCTGTAACCGACGAGCCAATTGGCTGGGTAAAGCAAGAATTAATTGAAAAAAAGTAG
- a CDS encoding M42 family metallopeptidase, which yields MDEQLKMLKALTDAKGIPGNERAVRNVFREYIEPLADSFETDGLGSAIAKKVGNEAGPKIMIAGHLDEVGFMVSQIDDKGFIKFQTVGGWVSQVMLAQKVTIVTRAGEEIIGVIGSKPPHVMTAAERQKSFDIKDMFIDVGAVDKSEVESYGIRPGDMIVPAFDFTVMKNEKFLLAKAWDNRIGLAIAIEVLKNLQKEQHPNVVYGVGTVQEEVGLRGAKTAAHFVQPDIGFGVDVGIAGDTPGVTEKEAMSKMGKGPQIVIYDASMVAHAGLRDFVTDVADELAIPYQFEAIPMGGTDSGSIHLTGNGIPSLSITIATRYIHSHSSMLHRDDFENAVKLITEVVKRLDQEKVTEIRLG from the coding sequence ATGGATGAACAATTAAAGATGTTAAAAGCGTTAACTGATGCGAAGGGTATTCCTGGTAATGAACGTGCAGTTAGAAATGTATTTCGTGAGTATATTGAGCCGCTTGCTGATAGTTTTGAAACAGACGGTTTAGGAAGTGCAATTGCGAAAAAAGTTGGTAATGAGGCGGGACCAAAAATTATGATAGCTGGTCATTTGGATGAAGTTGGTTTTATGGTAAGCCAAATTGACGATAAAGGTTTCATCAAATTTCAAACAGTTGGTGGTTGGGTTTCTCAAGTAATGCTAGCACAAAAAGTAACGATTGTAACACGTGCAGGAGAAGAAATTATCGGAGTGATTGGTTCTAAACCACCACACGTGATGACAGCTGCAGAACGTCAAAAATCATTTGACATTAAAGACATGTTTATTGATGTCGGTGCAGTAGATAAATCCGAAGTAGAAAGTTACGGAATTCGTCCTGGTGACATGATTGTTCCCGCTTTTGATTTTACAGTAATGAAAAACGAGAAATTTTTACTTGCGAAAGCATGGGATAACAGAATTGGACTTGCAATCGCTATCGAAGTACTTAAAAACTTACAAAAAGAACAGCATCCAAATGTGGTATATGGTGTAGGAACAGTTCAAGAAGAAGTAGGTCTACGTGGTGCAAAAACAGCGGCACATTTCGTTCAACCAGATATTGGTTTTGGTGTCGACGTTGGTATCGCTGGGGACACACCTGGTGTAACAGAGAAAGAAGCAATGAGCAAAATGGGCAAAGGTCCGCAAATTGTCATCTATGACGCATCGATGGTTGCACACGCTGGTCTTCGTGACTTTGTAACTGATGTAGCCGATGAATTAGCTATTCCTTACCAGTTCGAAGCAATTCCAATGGGAGGAACAGATTCCGGATCGATTCATTTAACGGGTAATGGAATCCCTTCCTTATCCATCACAATTGCAACCCGCTACATTCACTCGCATTCATCCATGTTACATCGCGATGATTTCGAAAATGCGGTAAAACTAATTACCGAAGTAGTCAAACGTTTAGATCAAGAAAAAGTAACAGAAATTCGACTAGGTTGA
- a CDS encoding TrmH family RNA methyltransferase, with translation MEQIQSVKNDRVKTWKKLQTRKGRDKTGTYLVEGFHLVEEALHQDGLVVELLVSKDVSVPEEWLKGNYDVFEISTEISHFISETMTEQGVFAVVATTEPDMMLLYGKKLLLVDAVQDPGNVGTLIRTADAAGYDAVILGRGSADLYNPKVIRSTQGSHFHIPVIQANLFDWIANLEEEGVPVIGAVLDAQAKSLNDISKRDTLALIVGNEGKGISEELQARLSEKVYIPIYGKSESLNVAVAAGILLYGLRK, from the coding sequence ATGGAACAGATTCAATCTGTAAAAAACGACCGTGTGAAAACATGGAAAAAATTACAAACAAGAAAAGGCCGTGATAAAACAGGCACCTATTTGGTGGAAGGTTTTCATTTAGTGGAGGAAGCATTGCACCAAGATGGACTTGTAGTAGAGCTACTTGTTTCAAAAGATGTATCTGTTCCAGAAGAGTGGCTAAAAGGAAATTATGATGTTTTTGAGATTAGCACAGAAATCAGTCATTTTATTAGTGAAACAATGACAGAACAAGGTGTATTTGCGGTAGTTGCTACGACTGAGCCGGATATGATGTTACTATATGGAAAAAAATTACTATTAGTGGATGCTGTTCAAGACCCTGGGAATGTCGGGACACTGATACGAACAGCAGATGCAGCTGGATACGATGCGGTAATACTTGGTCGTGGTAGCGCAGATCTTTATAATCCAAAAGTAATTCGTAGTACTCAAGGTAGTCATTTTCATATTCCTGTCATTCAAGCAAACTTATTTGATTGGATTGCGAACTTAGAAGAAGAAGGTGTTCCAGTAATTGGTGCAGTGCTTGATGCGCAGGCTAAGTCCTTAAATGATATTTCAAAACGAGATACACTTGCTTTAATAGTCGGCAATGAAGGAAAAGGAATCTCCGAAGAATTACAAGCCAGACTTTCTGAAAAAGTATATATCCCAATTTATGGCAAAAGCGAATCTTTGAACGTCGCTGTAGCCGCGGGGATTTTGTTGTATGGTTTAAGAAAATAA
- a CDS encoding DUF6054 family protein, which produces MPSSRYIVKTDVAETFEIIKQGQVGSNIVFSELRTFDFGELATIACEKYYFRSSNRAALFVNINNFHGETEVTIISTGSSNGFFSGIDWGAAFDYMHSVVADLKRVAIREGAMEKDNEI; this is translated from the coding sequence ATGCCATCTAGTCGTTACATTGTAAAAACAGATGTGGCTGAAACTTTTGAAATTATTAAACAAGGTCAAGTAGGTTCTAATATTGTATTTTCGGAACTTCGAACATTTGATTTTGGCGAACTAGCAACCATTGCTTGTGAGAAATACTATTTTCGTTCCTCTAATCGAGCAGCCTTATTTGTGAATATAAATAATTTTCACGGTGAAACAGAAGTAACCATTATCTCAACCGGTAGCTCGAATGGCTTTTTCTCAGGGATTGATTGGGGCGCGGCTTTTGATTATATGCATAGTGTCGTGGCCGATTTAAAGCGAGTCGCTATTCGCGAAGGAGCAATGGAGAAAGACAATGAAATTTAA